The sequence CTCACATTTTTTTTCCCGGCGACGAGTTTGCGTTGATCTTTGCTATGTCCTCTTACTTCCGCAGAGGGAGAAAAAACACGCAAGTATTCACAAGGTAGCTGATAGACAGAACCATCATCAAAAGTAAGTGCGAGCACTTTTGATTTTTTATGTAGATGAATTTCGGTGAGTGATTTCATATTGCTTAAAGAATATACCTGCTTAAATCTTCGTCTTTTACTAAATGTGCGAGTTGTTTGTTTACATATTTCTTGTCGATCGCCACTTTAGTTCCCGCTTTATCAGGGGCTTCAAAAGAAATTTTCTCAAGTAATTTTTCCATAATGGTGTGCAATCTTCTGGCGCCAATATTTTCAGTACGCTCATTAACCTGATAAGCAATTTCAGCAATGCGTTTGATACCGTCAGGTGTAAACTTAATTTCCACCCCTTCAGTGCCGAGCAGGGCAATATATTGCTCAGTAAGTGATGCATTAGGTTCGGTTAAGATACGAATAAAATCTTCTGCAGAAAGTGCATTTAATTCAACGCGAATGGGCAGCCTGCCTTGCAATTCTGGAATTAAATCGGAGGGCTTAGCTAAATGAAAAGCGCCGGATGCAATAAACAAAATATGATCTGTTTTGAGCATGCCGTATTTGGTAAATACAGTGCTACCTTCAATAATAGGTAATAAATCGCGTTGCACCCCTTCTCGCGAAATATCGCCGCCGCCACCATATTCTCCGCGCTTAACAATTTTGTCCAATTCATCGATAAACACGATACCGTTTTGTTCAACACTGTTAAG comes from Gammaproteobacteria bacterium and encodes:
- a CDS encoding DUF971 domain-containing protein, with the protein product MKSLTEIHLHKKSKVLALTFDDGSVYQLPCEYLRVFSPSAEVRGHSKDQRKLVAGKKNVSIINIEPVGSYAIKLIFDDGHSTGLYTWEILHSLSVQFDSNWQDYLLRLQTAKLSRE